One genomic window of Luteitalea pratensis includes the following:
- a CDS encoding SH3 domain-containing protein, protein MIALLAVPVAGVEVHALAQGPSSPAALPFCGLSAPLDTRFRPRLLPRDEAARHPDFLAFRRQLGRGVLRRDRAAILRIAEPDVNIDFEGEGIEFLKAFIDDAGRDFWGEFGRALAMGGTFDGNASFSTPYVYSAWADRADSVECKAVTGTGVRLREQPSAGARVLASLDFDIVERVDSDRDVPGWEQVRLSTGLKGYVASGFIRSPIDYRAWFVLTESGWRLKAFVIGD, encoded by the coding sequence GTGATTGCTCTGCTCGCAGTACCCGTGGCTGGGGTTGAGGTCCATGCCTTGGCGCAGGGTCCGAGTTCGCCGGCCGCGCTCCCGTTCTGCGGGCTCAGCGCACCGCTGGATACCAGGTTCCGGCCGCGGCTCCTGCCGCGCGACGAGGCTGCACGCCATCCTGATTTCCTCGCCTTTCGGCGACAGCTAGGGCGCGGGGTGCTGCGGAGGGATCGGGCGGCGATTCTGCGCATAGCGGAACCCGACGTCAACATCGACTTCGAGGGCGAGGGCATCGAGTTCCTGAAGGCGTTCATCGACGATGCCGGGCGAGACTTCTGGGGTGAGTTTGGCCGGGCCCTGGCGATGGGCGGGACGTTCGACGGAAACGCCAGCTTCTCGACGCCTTATGTCTATTCAGCCTGGGCAGACCGGGCTGACTCGGTCGAGTGCAAGGCGGTCACGGGCACGGGCGTGAGGCTCCGCGAGCAGCCGAGTGCCGGCGCTCGAGTGCTGGCGTCGCTGGATTTCGACATAGTGGAAAGGGTCGACAGCGACAGGGACGTTCCCGGGTGGGAGCAGGTCCGTCTGTCCACCGGTCTGAAGGGCTACGTGGCCTCCGGCTTCATCAGAAGCCCAATCGATTATCGAGCGTGGTTTGTTCTCACCGAGAGCGGTTGGCGGTTGAAAGCGTTCGTCATTGGGGATTAG
- a CDS encoding mobile mystery protein B, whose amino-acid sequence MTDLFEEPDDATPLTPDGRKGLIPSDIAYRSELNRAEQDNIVRAHDWALARRRNLLTEKFVKDLHRRMLGDVWRWAGQFRISERNIGMPHCEIPVALRQLLADAATWIEHKAYPPDEIAVRLHHRLVQIHPFPNGNGRHSRLMADLLVMQLGRERFTWGSANLRDADEVRRRYIDALRAADNHDLTPLLAFARS is encoded by the coding sequence GTGACCGACCTGTTCGAGGAGCCAGACGATGCCACGCCGTTGACGCCCGACGGGCGCAAGGGACTGATCCCATCGGACATCGCCTACCGCAGCGAGCTGAACAGGGCCGAGCAGGACAATATCGTGCGGGCCCACGATTGGGCGCTCGCCCGTCGTCGCAACCTCTTGACTGAGAAGTTCGTGAAGGACCTGCACCGCCGCATGCTTGGCGACGTCTGGCGCTGGGCCGGCCAGTTCAGGATCAGTGAGCGCAACATCGGAATGCCGCACTGCGAGATCCCCGTGGCGCTGCGACAATTGCTCGCCGACGCCGCGACCTGGATCGAACACAAGGCCTACCCGCCCGACGAGATCGCGGTGCGCCTTCATCATCGGCTCGTGCAGATCCACCCGTTCCCCAACGGCAACGGCCGGCATTCTCGGCTGATGGCAGATCTGCTCGTGATGCAGCTGGGTCGCGAACGCTTCACATGGGGCAGCGCCAACCTGCGGGACGCGGACGAGGTCCGTCGCCGCTACATCGACGCGCTCAGGGCGGCGGACAACCATGACCTGACGCCCCTGCTCGCCTTCGCGCGGTCCTAG
- a CDS encoding mobile mystery protein A has product MKSPRIAAKSRARLDERLARLGPAERYRPPARGWIKAVREALGMNTAQMARRMGVSQPSIVGLEQSEEKETIQLATLRRAAEALDCTLVYGLVPNKPLGVTVRERARALLLRRRQPVEHTMLLEDQRVEDSITDAEVEDAIRDTSPRVFWD; this is encoded by the coding sequence ATGAAATCGCCAAGGATCGCCGCGAAATCGAGGGCCCGTCTCGACGAGCGTCTCGCCCGATTAGGGCCCGCTGAGCGCTATCGGCCGCCCGCTCGTGGCTGGATCAAGGCCGTCCGCGAGGCCCTCGGCATGAATACGGCGCAGATGGCGCGACGCATGGGCGTGAGCCAGCCCAGCATCGTCGGTCTCGAGCAGTCAGAAGAGAAGGAGACCATCCAGCTGGCGACGCTGCGGCGCGCGGCCGAGGCCCTCGACTGCACACTCGTGTACGGGCTCGTTCCGAACAAGCCGCTCGGCGTGACGGTCCGCGAGCGCGCACGTGCGCTGCTTCTTCGGCGGCGCCAGCCCGTCGAGCACACGATGCTGCTGGAGGATCAGCGGGTCGAGGACAGCATCACCGACGCGGAAGTCGAGGACGCCATCCGCGACACGAGCCCTCGCGTGTTCTGGGATTGA
- a CDS encoding oxidoreductase — translation MELNLRGKVAVVTGASKGIGLAITRALVAEGARVIAGARDVGGELGALASHDAVRAVSVDLSTPDGPKALVARAEEFDRLDILVNNVGAVAVRLDGFTSVTDDQWLSSLNLNFMAAVRTTRAALTPMLARGGGTIVTVSSVNSFLPDPGVIDYCAAKAALTNFSKALSKEVGPRGVRMNTVSPGPVETALWLGPEGVAATVAKASGVDPETARQHVVASQGGFVTGRFTRPDEVADLVLFLASDRSGNITGADFVIDGGLIKTL, via the coding sequence GTGGAGCTGAACCTGCGAGGCAAGGTCGCCGTGGTCACCGGTGCGAGCAAGGGCATCGGTCTGGCGATCACCAGGGCACTGGTCGCCGAGGGCGCGCGCGTGATCGCTGGCGCGCGCGACGTTGGCGGTGAACTCGGCGCGCTGGCGTCACACGATGCCGTTCGCGCGGTGTCAGTCGATCTCTCCACGCCCGATGGGCCCAAGGCGCTGGTTGCTCGCGCAGAGGAATTCGACCGGCTCGACATCCTCGTGAACAACGTGGGGGCGGTTGCCGTGCGCCTCGATGGGTTCACGAGCGTCACCGACGACCAGTGGCTCTCATCGCTGAACCTGAACTTCATGGCGGCCGTGCGGACAACGCGTGCCGCGCTGACGCCGATGCTGGCACGGGGCGGCGGCACCATCGTGACCGTCAGCTCGGTCAATTCCTTCCTTCCCGATCCGGGCGTCATCGACTACTGCGCGGCGAAGGCAGCGCTGACAAACTTCTCGAAGGCGCTGTCCAAGGAAGTCGGGCCCCGTGGAGTTCGGATGAATACCGTGAGCCCCGGCCCGGTCGAGACGGCGCTGTGGCTCGGTCCGGAAGGAGTGGCGGCGACCGTTGCGAAGGCGTCGGGTGTGGATCCCGAGACTGCTCGCCAGCACGTCGTCGCATCACAAGGAGGCTTCGTGACGGGCCGCTTCACACGCCCCGACGAAGTCGCCGATCTGGTGCTCTTTCTAGCCAGCGATCGCTCGGGGAACATCACGGGCGCGGACTTCGTGATCGACGGCGGCCTGATCAAGACGCTGTGA